Proteins from a single region of Pseudopedobacter saltans DSM 12145:
- a CDS encoding MFS transporter → MDYSEQRSIYTLQFSLLCLSSFLFSASFNMLIPELPAYLSSLGGAEHKGLIIALFTLTAGISRPFSGKLTDKIGRVPVMAVGSLVCFVCGFLYPVLASVAGFLFLRLIHGFSTGFKPTATAAYIADIIPKNRWGEAMGFHGLCFSTGMAIGPAIGSGITLFFSINTLFYVSSLFAFLSIAIIFNMKETLKDKQKFSPAVLKIGKHEIINKQVLPVFWVTIFSYVSYGALITLIPDWSESIGIKNKGLFFMVFTIASICVRLIAGKVADKYGRIPVLKISLVLLCISLAWMATWQTAIGLLSGSVIYGFATGTFSPAISAWAVDLSDEDKRGKSVATMYIALEAGIGLGAFFAGYFFQDVLQRIPYIFYGAGVANLVALFYILNYQKRKRQTLINKNAFI, encoded by the coding sequence CGGCTTATTTAAGCAGTTTGGGCGGAGCGGAACACAAAGGCTTAATTATTGCACTTTTTACACTTACTGCCGGTATTTCCAGGCCTTTTAGTGGGAAGCTTACCGATAAAATCGGCCGGGTTCCTGTTATGGCCGTTGGCTCTTTGGTTTGTTTTGTATGTGGATTTCTATATCCTGTATTGGCGAGTGTAGCAGGATTTCTTTTCTTAAGGCTGATCCACGGTTTTTCTACAGGATTTAAACCTACTGCAACCGCAGCTTATATTGCAGATATTATCCCCAAAAACAGATGGGGAGAAGCAATGGGTTTTCATGGCTTATGCTTCTCGACAGGTATGGCTATTGGTCCGGCTATTGGAAGCGGAATTACCTTATTTTTTTCCATCAACACGCTTTTTTACGTTTCATCGTTATTCGCATTTCTTTCAATTGCCATAATTTTTAATATGAAGGAAACGTTAAAAGATAAACAGAAATTTAGCCCGGCTGTATTGAAGATCGGAAAACATGAAATTATAAATAAACAAGTGCTTCCTGTTTTTTGGGTAACAATTTTCAGCTACGTTAGCTATGGTGCACTTATTACTTTAATTCCAGATTGGAGCGAATCAATTGGAATCAAAAACAAAGGACTCTTCTTTATGGTATTTACTATAGCTTCCATATGTGTAAGACTAATCGCTGGAAAAGTAGCCGACAAATACGGACGTATTCCGGTATTAAAAATTTCTTTGGTACTGCTTTGTATTTCCCTTGCATGGATGGCTACCTGGCAAACTGCAATAGGATTACTATCGGGGTCTGTAATTTATGGATTTGCCACGGGAACTTTTTCGCCGGCAATTTCTGCCTGGGCAGTAGATCTAAGTGATGAAGACAAACGTGGAAAGTCGGTAGCTACAATGTACATTGCTTTGGAAGCGGGCATTGGTTTAGGTGCTTTTTTCGCAGGATATTTCTTTCAGGATGTTCTGCAGCGAATTCCATACATTTTTTATGGCGCTGGCGTCGCAAATCTTGTAGCCTTATTTTATATTTTAAATTATCAAAAGAGAAAAAGACAGACACTTATTAATAAAAATGCTTTTATCTAA
- a CDS encoding glycoside hydrolase family 3 protein, which translates to MKKTALVLFLSYISICGYAQKKQSFIDQLNKSNPWVDSVYNSLSNKEKLGQLFMLRAHSDKGKEYADKVAKQIKDNQVGGLVFFQGGPVRQAILTNQYQKLVPVPLMIAMDAEWGLGMRLDSTISYPYQMTLGAIQNNQLLYKMGEQVAKDFKRIGMQMNFAPVVDINNNPNNPVINYRSFGENKYNVADKGVAYMKGMQDNGIFTTAKHFPGHGDTDVDSHYDLPQIPFSKARLDTLEMFPFKKLMANGATGVMVGHMNIPALDPTPNLSSSLSRPIVTGILKNDFGFKGLVVSDAMEMKGAIKYFPNGQADVKALFAGLDVIELSEDTERAIKMLKKAIRHKEIPAKEVEAKIKKVLAAKYWMGLNNLEEVNLANLYQDLNRAESKNLIQQLADASVTVLKSTSAFPLRNDFVRKTVILNIGSGSNTTFSNTLKKIKPGATVINIPKNINEVELGIIRNNMKPYDQIIMAIIDNRLRPAGKLDFSSHLLQFVSEFSTKNTITALFANPYTITEIPGFERSASVIIGYQNLPEIQLSAAKVILGAHKASGKLPVSINAFFKYGDGIQMK; encoded by the coding sequence ATGAAGAAAACAGCTTTAGTATTATTTTTATCATATATTTCTATCTGTGGATATGCACAAAAAAAGCAATCCTTTATAGATCAATTAAACAAGAGTAACCCCTGGGTTGACTCTGTATATAATTCCCTATCCAACAAAGAGAAATTAGGACAACTTTTTATGCTAAGAGCGCATTCTGACAAAGGAAAGGAATATGCTGATAAAGTTGCCAAGCAAATTAAAGACAATCAGGTTGGCGGTTTGGTGTTCTTTCAGGGCGGACCAGTCAGACAAGCGATCTTAACAAATCAATATCAAAAACTGGTACCTGTTCCATTAATGATTGCCATGGATGCGGAGTGGGGGTTAGGAATGCGTTTAGATAGTACTATTTCCTATCCATATCAGATGACATTGGGTGCAATTCAGAATAATCAATTGCTATACAAAATGGGTGAGCAGGTTGCAAAAGATTTCAAACGTATAGGTATGCAAATGAACTTTGCTCCCGTTGTGGATATTAATAATAATCCCAATAATCCAGTTATTAATTATCGTTCTTTTGGTGAGAATAAATACAATGTGGCCGATAAAGGGGTCGCTTACATGAAAGGTATGCAGGATAATGGCATTTTTACAACAGCGAAACACTTTCCAGGTCATGGTGATACAGATGTAGACTCACATTACGATTTACCACAGATTCCTTTCTCAAAAGCAAGATTAGATACTTTGGAAATGTTTCCTTTCAAAAAATTAATGGCTAATGGTGCTACTGGAGTTATGGTTGGACATATGAATATTCCCGCTCTAGATCCTACCCCAAACCTTTCGTCCTCTCTTTCTAGACCAATAGTAACGGGAATTCTTAAAAATGACTTCGGTTTCAAGGGTTTGGTTGTATCTGATGCCATGGAAATGAAAGGGGCAATAAAATATTTCCCCAATGGACAAGCAGATGTCAAAGCTTTATTTGCAGGATTGGATGTTATAGAACTTTCGGAAGACACAGAAAGAGCCATAAAAATGCTCAAAAAAGCAATTAGGCATAAGGAGATACCGGCAAAAGAAGTAGAGGCAAAAATCAAAAAAGTTCTTGCAGCTAAATACTGGATGGGATTGAATAATTTAGAAGAAGTCAATCTGGCTAATCTTTACCAGGATCTGAATAGGGCAGAATCAAAAAACCTCATTCAACAATTGGCCGACGCTTCTGTTACTGTGCTAAAAAGTACCAGCGCATTCCCTCTAAGGAATGATTTTGTCAGGAAAACAGTGATTTTAAATATCGGCTCTGGCTCTAATACCACTTTTTCAAATACCTTAAAGAAGATTAAACCGGGCGCAACAGTTATTAATATCCCCAAAAATATTAATGAGGTTGAGCTAGGTATTATCAGGAACAACATGAAACCGTACGATCAGATAATTATGGCCATTATTGACAACAGGTTAAGACCCGCGGGCAAACTGGATTTTAGTTCACATCTGCTTCAATTTGTTTCCGAATTCTCAACTAAGAATACTATTACTGCTCTATTTGCAAATCCTTATACTATTACGGAAATCCCTGGATTTGAAAGATCTGCATCTGTTATTATCGGTTATCAAAATTTACCCGAAATACAACTTTCTGCTGCAAAAGTGATCTTAGGAGCACATAAAGCCAGCGGAAAACTTCCGGTTAGCATTAATGCTTTCTTTAAATATGGAGATGGAATTCAGATGAAATAA